The DNA segment ggagaggatgaaagagaagGAATTTGAACGAGCCTTCTTCAGGGAGTTCTGGCCGGACAATGTATAGATGCAATTGGTCAGGGAATTTTGATTTAATCATTGTTATCATCATACCATGTGAATGCAGTTCAGGAAATGGCTCCGCACAGAATGGAAAGGACCTTTGACTGACTCGGAGAGATTCCAAGTCTGACGTGGAACCGGAAAAGGTGGTTAGACCATGCATGATACAAGTTGCCAAAATAACAAGGATGCTTGGTGGAGCTTTTGCTACTACGTCTGCCAGCCAAGGTTTCGTCTTGTGCTTCTTACATTTCGGATGTTTCCTCCATATAATTACTTTTGATGTTCACATTTACATTTTGGTCAAACGCATATTTGAACTTTTCGAGTCCTCCATACACATTATTTTTATCAGACTTATATATAATTTAGAATCCAACACAAGCTCAtgtagaaataaatatatatcatcatgaaGCTTTCTCCTGCGAAGAAAAATTGTGTGGTTTTTCCATCTGGTGCCTGACAAGCTCAACAGGGGCCGCCGGAATACGAGCCCACCACTCCCTTAGTCTCCTCCTCAGCTTCTCACTACTCTTTTTCCTCAGCGGCATCTCCCTGGTGAAGGCCTCCACCGCCAATAACACCATCAAATGCACAAAAGGCACAATTGCAACCAATGTCGCCGCCACGATCAGGGTGAGCGCCGTCTCGTCGGTTGCCTGAAACAACAATCAAGTGATTAATTAATTGGATCTTCCGTGGATGATTCAACAAAAGACAGGCCGACCACCTTTGGAATTGCCGCGAATAGGAGAGCTCTTAGCTTAAGAAGTCCGATGTTTCCTGCCTGAACCATAGTTTCCAACCGGGCGATGGCATCCTGCAAAACTAAGAGCTGCTCAACAGCATTCTTGGAAGGGGGAGGCGTGATGTGAAACACCTGCACAGGTTTCCGTTTTCTGCGGAACTTGTGCCACGTCATGAGAAGAGCCAGAGATAAGGATATGCAAGATAAAACGTATCTGACCCAACCCCTGGCATCCATAATATTAATGTCAATATATTAAAAAGTAGTTTCCTATGACCACTAGAAGGTGGAAGTTACCTGTAAACAACGTAAAGGTTCACAACCAAGAACGAAGTTGATTTAAAAGGATTTTCCCATTTAACTAAAAGCTGAAGCAACTTGGTAGACTCGAGAACTGGGAACAGCAACTCCtgcaagagagacagagagagtcaTCAGAGATGCCCGCAAAACACTAACTTAAATCATGCTCATTATTACAAGTTTGAAGGTGAAGAAAATAAACTATTCAATGCAAACTTTAGATGTATCATTTTGGATACCTACTtacccaaatatatatatatatatatatatatatatatatatatatatatatatatatatatatatatatatatatatatatggtcataGCAATTTAGATAATTACTGATGTAGGAGCATAATAATTTTGATTGCTGAACAACATAATAAGCTGAAATTGCATATAGTTTCCAGATGTAATTTTCATAGTTAAACATCAGTTTCATACATAATAATATGGGTCTCtaatatttcaaacaaaatacATTTGGACGCAAATTTTTTCATGTGGATCATGATCCAATGTACATCACAACAGATTCTCCATAGTTCTGGTGAAATCAGATGTGATCTTTATTTGTTTGGAAAGCACATCCAAATTTATTCAATCAAGCATCAAAAACCACATATCAATGATGGGACAATGAGAGATTGATTTTCAATTAATAACTTATAACTAGGTCAGTATATTAAAAATGACAAAAGCCAACTAAGTCAACTATTCATATCTTGTCTTAAGATAGATTTTGGAGAGTCATAATAGATCAAACTACAGAGAAAAGACATGCGGAAGTTATAAAAGTACCTAATTCTAATAGGTACCTAGAAAAGATGCACCAGTTATGTGAGGTGGATCGATTCAAATTAGTGTGTGATGAGAATTGGAAGAAaataagtaaaaataaaaataaaaacatcacTAGAATCGCATACCTTCATTACAGCTAGGTTTGTATCGATGCCGTCGACTTTCATATGGTCCACCGTTGCACGTGCCGCTTCAGCTATTTCAGAGTAACAGAACGATTCCTTTACAGCAGTTTCCAGAGAACTTGTCGAACCAACACAAACATCACCAACAAGGATGTATTTTTCCTCGATACCATCTACCACTTCCATTTTCAGTGTGAAGCCCATTTTGGTGACTGTGTATAATGAAAATGGTAAAGGACAAACATGTAAATTCGTATCAGATGATGAATTGACAATAATGCTCTGGATTCCATCAGCTGGCagttttaaataatcatataaagCCTCCAAGATCTTATCTCCTTTTGGGAGTTTCTCAGCTAAGTAAAAAGCAAGTATAGACCTAAAACGAGGAGGATGGATATGGAATGCTTCTTTTAAAGCTCGATATCTGAAGATGCCTAAAATGGCCTTTGAAAGAGCTTCCATCTGCTGAATTTCATCAAGATCATACTTCCTAATAAATTTGTGCACCTGCAACACTTCACCAACAACTGCCAGCCAGTAGTCTCTCCGTGAATGGCCTTTAAATTCAGGAAATGCAAAATAAATGGGTTCTGCTCTGTGATGAGGTAAAGTTATTATCAGATTTTATAGATTCCAGTTGGAAGAACAGATGCAATAAAATTGCCAATGACAACACTTACAGAGATATTGACTTGTACATCACAGCTTTATCAAAGAGGCGAGCACCCAGAGGTCCAGTCAGATCACCCTTTATCACTTGCTTTAGGTCTGTTGCCAGATCATATCTGACAGCTTTATCATAACCCACTCCTAATGATTCAAAGTAGAGAGCATGGGTTGTCAACGTCAATCGTCCTGCCAAAAGGAAAGAAATCACTCAAAGGCCTATTCAAACAAAATTTATATGCATGTAAATATTACAAAAGAACATGCTTAACCTGGCCATGCAGATGTTCCAATGTGTTGTAGAACAGGTTGAGTGGGCATTACACCATCAACTTCTAAAATAACTTCTCCATCAGAAAGGTGAAGGTTTGAAGCAATCAATGAgcccataatattttttaaagatttaATTTCCCTATAACAGAATTACACTATATAAGTTAAATCTAAATTTCACCTAATGGTCGAATCCAACCACAGCAGTTCAGGGTtacaaaaaatgaaagaaaatatgaaaaatgatCTGATGCTACTTACAATTAACTTATTTATGATCAATAATAAAAGAAGCAACCCATACGCTGGAGAATCTGAGATTAGATAACaacttatataaattttttacagTACTTTTTTTTCTGTAGCTACCATAATGCTCATGAAAATTTCTTCTCAAGTCCGCTATTCAATCTTATGTGTCCTACAAGATGACATCTTTAAAAGAAGACAAGAAGCATCCACATGCCGACAAGGAACTAACTTCAATTACCTGATCTTGCTTTCAAATACTAAAATAATAGCTcctttatattttcaaattttaaattacAATCCCTTGACTAAGTAGGTTACATATTACAAATTTTCTAGTGCGCTAAGTTATTCTTAGGTAGTACATCCATGAAAAAGAATTGATAGTCATGAATAACATACTTGTATAGACTTTTGAGGTATTTGTCATATATGAAAAAATGCATTTGGCCCCCTGATGAGCAAGTCAATGCGTCAAACAAGTTGTGCACAGTTATTGAGTCAGCAATGGCAGGACAGGCAGGAGCTATTCGTGCAAAAGCTTTCAATCCAACAGTCTTCCTTTCATCTACCTGACTTACACAAGAAAAAAAACTAAAGCACTATGGAGTATAAGAAAACATAATCAATGGTAACACACCTGAGCAGCCAGACATGAAGAACTAATGTAAAAAAATGATACCCCATGCTCTTCTTCAACTACCAGATGGTCACAAGTATTAGATTCCTGTTACAAGAATGAGATTAGCAATTGAGTAcaaaatatgaaaatattaaC comes from the Musa acuminata AAA Group cultivar baxijiao chromosome BXJ2-8, Cavendish_Baxijiao_AAA, whole genome shotgun sequence genome and includes:
- the LOC103994482 gene encoding uncharacterized protein LOC103994482 isoform X1, translating into MAKGKDIFFESILRENTLKSIFSGRRRKRTGVAEDVGNPIPQLSSFANCVVARCSRILHISRDKLQQSFETEFPDRVKLPTTYARDLFEYCCFRTFHAVIKNPDYLADKEFRQLTFDMMLAWESPGACSESIPKESNTCDHLVVEEEHGVSFFYISSSCLAAQVDERKTVGLKAFARIAPACPAIADSITVHNLFDALTCSSGGQMHFFIYDKYLKSLYKEIKSLKNIMGSLIASNLHLSDGEVILEVDGVMPTQPVLQHIGTSAWPGRLTLTTHALYFESLGVGYDKAVRYDLATDLKQVIKGDLTGPLGARLFDKAVMYKSISLAEPIYFAFPEFKGHSRRDYWLAVVGEVLQVHKFIRKYDLDEIQQMEALSKAILGIFRYRALKEAFHIHPPRFRSILAFYLAEKLPKGDKILEALYDYLKLPADGIQSIIVNSSSDTNLHVCPLPFSLYTVTKMGFTLKMEVVDGIEEKYILVGDVCVGSTSSLETAVKESFCYSEIAEAARATVDHMKVDGIDTNLAVMKELLFPVLESTKLLQLLVKWENPFKSTSFLVVNLYVVYRGWVRYVLSCISLSLALLMTWHKFRRKRKPVQVFHITPPPSKNAVEQLLVLQDAIARLETMVQAGNIGLLKLRALLFAAIPKATDETALTLIVAATLVAIVPFVHLMVLLAVEAFTREMPLRKKSSEKLRRRLREWWARIPAAPVELVRHQMEKPHNFSSQEKAS
- the LOC103994482 gene encoding uncharacterized protein LOC103994482 isoform X2; the encoded protein is MAKGKDIFFESILRENTLKSIFSGRRRKRTGVAEDVGNPIPQLSSFANCVVARCSRILHISRDKLQQSFETEFPDRVKLPTTYARDLFEYCCFRTFHAVIKNPDYLADKEFRQLTFDMMLAWESPGACSESIPKESNTCDHLVVEEEHGVDERKTVGLKAFARIAPACPAIADSITVHNLFDALTCSSGGQMHFFIYDKYLKSLYKEIKSLKNIMGSLIASNLHLSDGEVILEVDGVMPTQPVLQHIGTSAWPGRLTLTTHALYFESLGVGYDKAVRYDLATDLKQVIKGDLTGPLGARLFDKAVMYKSISLAEPIYFAFPEFKGHSRRDYWLAVVGEVLQVHKFIRKYDLDEIQQMEALSKAILGIFRYRALKEAFHIHPPRFRSILAFYLAEKLPKGDKILEALYDYLKLPADGIQSIIVNSSSDTNLHVCPLPFSLYTVTKMGFTLKMEVVDGIEEKYILVGDVCVGSTSSLETAVKESFCYSEIAEAARATVDHMKVDGIDTNLAVMKELLFPVLESTKLLQLLVKWENPFKSTSFLVVNLYVVYRGWVRYVLSCISLSLALLMTWHKFRRKRKPVQVFHITPPPSKNAVEQLLVLQDAIARLETMVQAGNIGLLKLRALLFAAIPKATDETALTLIVAATLVAIVPFVHLMVLLAVEAFTREMPLRKKSSEKLRRRLREWWARIPAAPVELVRHQMEKPHNFSSQEKAS